A genomic segment from Parolsenella catena encodes:
- a CDS encoding 5-methyltetrahydropteroyltriglutamate--homocysteine S-methyltransferase, with amino-acid sequence MPYKHNAPFRYDVVGSFLRPDVLKQARADHAAGVIDDAALTVVENEAIRDLVAKQKAAGLHVITDGEFRRSYWHLDFMWGLQGIERRTSRTGYMFHDEETTADTAVVTGKISGENHPFVEHFKFVKALEEDGQVARQTIPAPIQTFSEVTLDRCDGQIESLRSVYPDDEALIADIAAAYRTVIADLYAAGCRSIQFDDCTWGIYCDTDFVAKTGMKPVDIQKVSELGVRLNNLAIEGKPDDLVINTHVCRGNYHSTYAFAGGYDPVAPYLFANENVDAFYLEFDTPRAGTFEPLKYVAPGKKVVLGLVTSKQPGLEDEELLEKRINEAAKYVPLENLCLSPQCGFASCECGNKLTEDEQWAKVALVRRVAEKVWGEA; translated from the coding sequence ATGCCCTACAAGCACAACGCCCCGTTCCGCTATGACGTCGTCGGCAGCTTCCTGCGCCCTGACGTCCTCAAGCAGGCCCGCGCCGACCACGCCGCCGGAGTCATCGACGACGCCGCCCTCACGGTGGTCGAAAACGAGGCCATCCGCGACCTCGTCGCCAAGCAGAAGGCCGCCGGCCTCCACGTCATCACCGACGGCGAGTTCCGTCGCAGCTACTGGCACCTCGACTTCATGTGGGGCCTGCAGGGCATCGAGCGCCGCACGAGCCGCACCGGCTATATGTTCCACGACGAGGAGACCACCGCTGACACCGCCGTCGTCACGGGCAAGATCTCCGGCGAGAACCACCCGTTCGTGGAGCACTTCAAGTTCGTGAAGGCGCTCGAGGAGGACGGCCAGGTTGCCCGCCAGACCATCCCCGCCCCCATCCAGACCTTCTCCGAGGTCACGCTCGACCGCTGCGACGGCCAGATCGAGAGCCTGCGCTCCGTCTACCCTGACGACGAGGCCCTCATCGCTGACATCGCCGCCGCCTACCGCACCGTCATCGCAGACCTCTACGCCGCCGGCTGCCGCTCCATCCAGTTCGACGACTGCACCTGGGGCATCTACTGCGACACGGACTTCGTGGCCAAGACCGGCATGAAGCCCGTCGACATCCAGAAGGTCTCCGAGCTGGGCGTTCGCCTCAACAACCTCGCCATCGAGGGCAAGCCCGACGACCTCGTGATCAACACGCACGTCTGCCGCGGCAACTACCACTCCACCTACGCCTTCGCCGGCGGCTATGACCCCGTCGCGCCCTACCTGTTCGCCAACGAGAACGTCGATGCCTTCTACCTCGAGTTCGACACGCCTCGTGCCGGCACCTTCGAGCCGCTCAAGTACGTGGCCCCCGGCAAGAAGGTCGTGCTTGGCCTCGTGACGTCCAAGCAGCCCGGCCTCGAGGACGAGGAGCTGCTCGAGAAGCGCATCAACGAGGCGGCCAAGTACGTGCCGCTCGAGAACCTCTGCCTCTCCCCGCAGTGCGGCTTTGCCTCCTGCGAGTGCGGCAACAAGCTCACCGAGGACGAGCAGTGGGCCAAGGTCGCGCTCGTCCGCCGCGTGGCCGAGAAGGTCTGGGGCGAGGCGTAA